A genomic region of Bradyrhizobium sp. ORS 278 contains the following coding sequences:
- a CDS encoding polysaccharide biosynthesis tyrosine autokinase produces MLQRNQVSPPVDLRSTAVDTPSLAETFDGLVAYLRRQYIVIAGAAAIGLLAGLAYVLTAAPSYTALATLIIDTRKFQVFQQQSVMNDIPVDSTAVESQVEILKSENVALSVIRDLKLTEDPEFIGSNAGAVGALVDFVGGMFGSNSPHYEFEMTRRAVRVFQRQLDVRRRGMTYVIEISFRSLDPEKAAKIANAVADAYIVDQLDSKYQATRRASVWLQDRIQELRSQASDAERIVLEYKKSNNIVTAANGKLMNEQQLGELNTQLVTVKAQVADAKAKLDRIEAVVKGGAPDATVADTLNNQVVTKLRSQYLELANREADWSARYGYNHLAAVNLRNQMREIQTSIMEELKRLAESYKSDYAIALQRQNEIERAVSDSVSQSQSTNQAQVKLRELESSAQTYRSLYDNFLQRYMETVQQQSFPITEARVITRASRPLGKSHPQTFVVLAFSLMGGLMVGLGAGLFRDLYDRVFRTSESVEALLDVDCVAVVPRIPPAQLSATAARPDPVPRGPRMIARGDDPVMWAAIDSPFSRFSEAIRSIKVSADLGVSKPSKILGLTSALPNEGKSTLAFVFAQLVAQSGVRVLLIDCDLRNPSLTRKVSANAERGILDVLSKQASLQETVWRDPATGLVFLPGVIKSRIAHSHDVLASDQMKELIDSVRGDYDYIIVDFPPLTPVVDVRTTAHFVDSFIFIVEWGKTHVQIVERALRSARAVSENLLGVVLNKADIAAMSRYSGYGGKGYYYNSHYTRYGYTE; encoded by the coding sequence ATGCTTCAGCGCAATCAAGTTTCGCCGCCTGTCGATCTCAGAAGCACGGCGGTCGACACACCTTCGCTTGCCGAGACGTTCGACGGGCTCGTTGCCTATCTGCGCCGCCAGTACATCGTCATTGCTGGCGCAGCGGCCATCGGCCTGCTGGCCGGCTTGGCCTATGTTCTGACAGCCGCCCCGAGCTATACCGCGCTCGCCACCTTGATCATCGACACCAGGAAGTTTCAGGTCTTCCAGCAGCAATCGGTGATGAACGATATCCCGGTCGATTCGACTGCCGTCGAAAGCCAGGTGGAGATCCTCAAATCGGAAAACGTCGCGCTTTCGGTCATTCGTGATTTGAAGCTGACCGAAGATCCAGAATTTATCGGCTCCAATGCCGGAGCCGTCGGCGCGCTCGTCGACTTCGTGGGCGGCATGTTCGGGAGCAATTCGCCGCATTACGAGTTCGAGATGACCCGGCGCGCGGTCCGGGTCTTCCAGCGCCAGCTCGATGTCCGGCGGCGCGGCATGACCTATGTGATCGAGATCAGCTTCCGTTCGCTCGACCCGGAAAAGGCGGCCAAGATCGCCAATGCGGTGGCCGACGCTTATATCGTCGATCAGCTGGATTCGAAGTATCAGGCCACGCGCCGCGCCAGCGTCTGGCTGCAGGACCGCATCCAGGAGCTGAGATCGCAGGCGTCGGACGCCGAGCGGATCGTTCTTGAATACAAGAAGTCCAACAACATCGTGACGGCCGCGAACGGCAAGCTCATGAACGAGCAGCAGCTGGGCGAGCTCAACACCCAGCTCGTCACCGTGAAGGCCCAGGTGGCCGACGCAAAGGCCAAGCTCGATCGGATCGAGGCCGTCGTGAAGGGTGGAGCGCCGGACGCCACGGTTGCCGATACGCTGAACAACCAGGTCGTCACCAAACTGCGCTCGCAATATCTCGAGTTGGCCAATCGCGAGGCCGACTGGTCTGCTCGCTACGGCTACAATCACCTTGCCGCGGTCAATCTGCGCAATCAGATGCGAGAAATTCAGACCTCCATCATGGAGGAGCTGAAGCGACTCGCCGAGAGTTACAAGAGCGACTACGCCATCGCGCTCCAGCGACAGAACGAGATCGAACGGGCCGTCAGCGATTCCGTGTCACAGTCGCAATCGACCAATCAGGCGCAGGTGAAGCTGCGCGAATTGGAGAGCTCCGCGCAGACCTACCGTTCGCTCTACGACAATTTCCTGCAACGCTACATGGAAACCGTGCAGCAGCAGTCGTTCCCGATCACTGAGGCGCGGGTCATCACGCGCGCGTCGCGGCCGCTCGGCAAGAGCCATCCGCAGACGTTCGTTGTCCTGGCCTTTTCATTGATGGGTGGCCTGATGGTCGGCCTCGGCGCCGGCTTGTTCCGGGACCTCTACGACCGCGTGTTCCGCACCAGCGAGAGCGTCGAGGCCCTGCTCGATGTCGATTGCGTCGCCGTCGTGCCGCGGATCCCACCCGCTCAGCTCAGCGCGACAGCCGCGAGGCCAGATCCGGTGCCGCGGGGACCGCGCATGATCGCGCGCGGTGATGATCCTGTCATGTGGGCCGCGATCGACTCGCCCTTCTCCCGGTTCTCGGAGGCGATTCGCTCGATCAAGGTCAGCGCCGACCTCGGTGTCTCCAAGCCGTCCAAGATTCTTGGACTGACCTCGGCCTTGCCCAACGAGGGCAAATCCACTCTGGCTTTCGTATTTGCCCAGCTCGTCGCGCAGAGCGGGGTACGCGTGCTGCTGATCGATTGCGACCTGCGCAATCCGTCTCTCACCCGGAAGGTGTCCGCGAACGCCGAACGGGGAATCCTCGACGTCCTTTCGAAGCAAGCTTCGCTGCAGGAGACAGTCTGGCGGGATCCCGCCACCGGCCTCGTGTTTCTGCCCGGCGTGATCAAGTCGCGCATCGCCCATTCGCACGATGTCCTGGCATCCGATCAGATGAAGGAGCTGATCGATTCCGTCAGGGGCGACTACGACTACATCATCGTCGACTTTCCGCCTCTCACTCCGGTGGTCGATGTCAGGACGACGGCGCATTTCGTCGATTCCTTCATTTTCATCGTCGAGTGGGGCAAGACCCACGTCCAGATCGTCGAGCGGGCCTTGCGCAGCGCGCGCGCCGTGAGCGAAAACCTGCTCGGCGTCGTGCTCAACAAGGCCGATATCGCGGCGATGAGCCGCTACAGCGGGTACGGCGGTAAGGGATACTATTACAACTCCCACTACACGCGCTATGGCTATACGGAGTGA